One stretch of Podospora bellae-mahoneyi strain CBS 112042 chromosome 2, whole genome shotgun sequence DNA includes these proteins:
- the DNF3 gene encoding drs2 neo1 protein (COG:P; EggNog:ENOG503NWJZ) has product MAPGSHHDAAEALRTRLEQIELQTSQPTPTSPSVPQISLPEPREPSSRSGTNTPTRPSLSSPPTLASGLPRARHSLDSSSSRRPPPALRVRTGLYKIESSQQLGPSPTQLAQENSTLSPPLPPGRISTSSQSAYRAPTVSRIEESRISLTRPRQTFDERRNTDVRQLALDNSNNNDNNNNNTSNNMAPATSATPDDDDDDDGEPRTSYTSVPLNWLSRQKARHRQTTRKQWHSLKKFAAPYYKKYVLETLLRQKPIPPSKDGRHILLSPGRARRKPFKDERTGKPYVSNAIRSSRYTIWSFLPKQLFFQFKKLANFYFLVIGILQMVPGLSTTGTYTTIGPLLAFVALSMAKEGWDDYRRYKLDVRENRSGAWVLDPEAAAGGGQGRKGRLPGRLVRGGKKTEGKEGETTVLELKGTESEGGVVEEKPSQWVRTEWQDIRVGDVIRLERDDAVPADIVLLHATNENGIAYIETMALDGETNLKSKQASPLLAKHCASVAGMGAVEAEVVSEDPNIDLYNYEGRVTVGGETRPLTLNEVVYRGSTLRNTKEATGLVINTGEECKIRMNANKNVRAKAPKMQRSLNRIVLLLVVFVFVLAGGLTAGYTMWRRDEEWRAFYLSGETVQLSHVFISMLIALNTLIPLSMYVSLELVKLGQLLLLHDVEMYDEVNDTPAKFNTTTILEDLGCVGYVFSDKTGTLTENLMQFRKMSVAGTAWLHDMDVSYVAPEGGRPSISGRPSMSQRPSFSGWKSSVRPTNAQPELRTDEMIDYIQKKPNTPFSQQARQFILCLALCHTCLPEEDENGKIDYQAASPDELALVRAAAQLGYIVVKRTTESVTVRMEHGTGADTEQTCQILDVIEFSSKRKRMSIVLRMPDGRICVFTKGADSVILPRLKQRTLAMQTATAVERRASMRKSVEQEKAFQRRASLQTPVAAQRRSMDLMRRSLALDRKSSWRKSMVSEGLDNWLARREADGLDAPGNEEAYQTPRQSMARNRSLELARLAAFDPLDGMVDEQLAVNEGAVFERCFQHVDDFATEGLRTLMYSYRYLEEDEYKAWKEIYLEATTSLVNRQEQIENAAEIIEQDYELAGATAIEDKLQQGVPETIDKLRRANIKVWMLTGDKRETAINIAHSARICKPFSEVYILDVSHGDLQDRINATLTDVSRGMAPHSVVVIDGQTLTIVDDDPQLRLLFFDLVARVDSVICCRASPSQKANLVKCIRRQVPSAVTLAIGDGANDVAMLQCAHLGIGINGREGTQAARISDYSIGQFRFLSRLLFVHGRWCYARTGKYILATFWKEIVFYLIQAQYQHYNGYTGTSIFESTSLAVFNTLFTSLCVILPGILETDLSAETLLAVPELYSFGQKSQGFNFKLWLYWMVLGITESVIIFNCVYYLYTLAPYPVETDLYSVGTLAFSLAVVFINLKLFLRVRNRNVIIFVGLFLSIFGWWLWNILLAVIFKPSLGPYIVGDNFLTGYGKEGYWWIVHFLALSALCVFELGVAAVKRTFWPTDQDLAQEMEAMEGVMEVLGMHANRLEKGESCTVVVGGNAEEGDDERGGRKPGFGDVASLKTVTSASSPGPGLESGGGGGGGLTPGWRGGNGQQRPPGVRKMASAEFGRASMSRLSRQFTPPVEERENPIDEFMSKQERQQGVKK; this is encoded by the coding sequence ATGGCGCCAGGGAGCCACCATGACGCCGCAGAGGCGCTCAGGACGAGGCTTGAGCAAATCGAGTTACAGACCTCGCAACCCACGCCTACTTCGCCCAGTGTCCCGCAAATCTCCCTGCCTGAGCCTCGCGAGCCGTCTTCTCGCAGCGGTACAAACACGCCCACGAGACCATCCCTGAGCTCCCCCCCAACTCTCGCCAGTGGTCTTCCTCGAGCTCGTCACTCCTTGGACAGCAGCAGTTCACGACGACCGCCACCAGCGCTTAGAGTCAGAACAGGACTGTACAAAATCGAATCATCGCAACAACTCGGCCCGTCACCAACACAGCTCGCGCAGGAAAAcagcaccctctcccctccgCTACCACCAGGGCGAATCTCCACCAGCTCTCAAAGTGCCTACCGAGCCCCTACCGTCTCGCGCATAGAAGAGTCAAGGatctccctcacccgcccCCGCCAAACATTTGACGAAAGGCGCAACACCGACGTCCGGCAGCTGGCCTtggacaacagcaacaacaacgacaacaacaacaataacaccTCGAACAATATGGCTCCCGCAACCTCAGCCACAcctgacgacgacgacgacgacgacggagAACCCCGAACAAGCTACACTTCCGTCCCTTTAAACTGGCTCTCCCGCCAAAAAGCCCGTCACCGACAAACAACCCGTAAACAATGGCACTCGTTAAAAAAGTTCGCAGCCCCTTATTACAAGAAATACGTCCTCgaaaccctcctccgccagaaACCTATCCCTCCGAGCAAAGACGGTCGCCACATTTTGCTGTCCCCGGGAAGAGCAAGGAGGAAACCGTTCAAGGATGAGAGAACGGGGAAGCCATATGTGTCCAACGCGATTAGATCGAGCAGGTACACCATCTGGAGCTTCTTGCCGAAACAGTTGTTTTTCCAGTTTAAGAAGCTGGCGAACTTTTACTTTTTGGTGATTGGTATTCTGCAGATGGTGCCGGGTCTGTCGACGACGGGGACGTACACGACTATTGGGCCGTTGTTGGCTTTTGTCGCTTTGAGCATGGCGAAGGAAGGGTGGGATGATTATAGGAGGTACAAGCTTGACGTGAGGGAGAATAGGAGCGGGGCTTGGGTCTTGGATcccgaggcggcggctgggggaggacaagggaggaaggggagattACCGGGCCGTTTGGTTAGGGGGGGCAAGAAgacggaggggaaggagggggagacgaCTGTGCTTGAGCTGAAGGGGACGGAGagtgaagggggggtggtggaggagaagccgaGTCAGTGGGTGAGGACGGAGTGGCAGGATATTAGGGTGGGAGATGTGATTcggttggagagggatgatGCGGTGCCGGCGGATATTGTGCTTTTGCATGCGACGAACGAGAACGGGATTGCGTATATTGAGACCATGGCgttggatggggagacgAACTTGAAGAGCAAGCAGGCGAGCCCGTTGCTGGCGAAGCATTGCGCTTCGGTGGCGGGGATGGGCGCGGTGGAGGCCGAGGTCGTGTCGGAAGATCCGAACATTGATCTTTATAATtatgaggggagggtgacggTGGGTGGGGAGACGAGGCCGTTGACGTTGAATGAGGTTGTGTATAGGGGTTCGACGCTCAGGAATACCAAGGAGGCGACGGGGCTGGTGATTAATACCGGGGAGGAGTGCAAGATTAGGATGAACGCCAACAAGAATGTTAGGGCGAAGGCGCCAAAGATGCAGCGGTCGTTGAATCGGATTGTGCTGCTTTTGGTGGTCTTTGTTTTTGTTCTTGCGGGCGGTCTGACGGCTGGGTATAccatgtggaggagggatgaggagtggCGGGCTTTCTATCTCTCCGGAGAGACAGTTCAGCTGAGCCACGTCTTCATCTCAATGCTGATTGCGCTCAACACGTTGATTCCGCTGTCGATGTACGTCTCGCTGGAGTTGGTGAAGCTGGGTCAGCTTCTGCTGCTtcatgatgttgagatgTACGACGAGGTCAACGACACACCCGCGAAATTCAACACCACGACCATTTTGGAAGATCTGGGGTGTGTGGGCTATGTCTTTTCCGACAAGACGGGCACTCTGACTGAGAATCTGATGCAGTTCCGCAAGATGAGTGTGGCGGGCACAGCATGGCTGCACGACATGGACGTGTCCTATGTTGCTCCTGAAGGCGGCCGCCCTTCCATATCTGGACGACCCTCCATGTCCCAGCGGCCTTCCTTTTCTGGTTGGAAGTCGTCTGTTCGCCCGACAAATGCTCAGCCTGAGCTGAGGACGGACGAGATGATTGACTACATTCAGAAGAAGCCCAACACGCCCTTTTCCCAGCAGGCCCGGCAGTTCATCCTTTGTTTGGCTCTTTGCCACACTTGTCTtcccgaggaggacgagaacgGCAAGATCGATTATCAGGCTGCGTCTCCCGATGAGTTGGCTTTGGTGAGGGCTGCTGCACAGCTTGGATACATTGTCGTCAAAAGAACCACGGAATCTGTCACTGTTAGAATGGAGCACGGGACTGGCGCGGACACTGAACAGACTTGCCAGATCTTGGACGTGATTGAGTTCAGCAGCAAGCGGAAGCGCATGTCGATTGTTCTTCGCATGCCGGATGGCAGGATTTGTGTCTTTACCAAGGGTGCCGACAGTGTGATCCTGCCTCGGCTGAAGCAGAGGACTCTTGCTATGCAGACTGCTACTGCTGTTGAGCGCAGGGCCAGCATGCGCAAGAGTGTCGAGCAAGAGAAGGCTTTTCAGCGACGTGCTAGTTTGCAGACCCCGGTGGCGGCACAGCGTCGCAGCATGGATCTCATGCGGAGATCGCTTGCCTTGGACAGGAAGAGCAGTTGGCGGAAGTCGATGGTTTCTGAAGGTCTTGACAACTGGCTTGCTCGGCGTGAAGCTGATGGCTTGGATGCGCCGGGTAATGAAGAGGCCTATCAGACTCCGCGCCAGTCCATGGCGCGAAACAGGTCTTTGGAGCTTGCTCGGTTAGCTGCGTTTGATCCTTTGGATGGGATGGTCGACGAGCAACTTGCTGTGAACGAGGGTGCCGTTTTTGAGCGGTGCTTTCAGCATGTTGATGACTTTGCTACCGAAGGCCTGCGGACCCTGATGTACTCTTACCGCTActtggaagaggatgagtACAAGGCGTGGAAAGAGATCTATCTCGAGGCTACCACCAGTCTTGTCAATCGCCAGGAACAGATCGAGAATGCCGCCGAGATTATCGAGCAGGATTACGAGCTGGCCGGTGCGACCGCGATTGAAGACAAGCTCCAGCAGGGTGTCCCCGAGACTATCGACAAGCTCCGCCGAGCCAACATCAAAGTCTGGATGTTGACTGGTGACAAGCGCGAGACTGCCATCAACATCGCCCACTCGGCCAGAATTTGCAAGCCCTTCTCTGAGGTTTACATTCTCGACGTCAGCCATGGCGATCTGCAGGACCGTATTAATGCTACTTTGACTGATGTCAGTCGAGGCATGGCTCCTCATTCAGTGGTGGTCATTGATGGACAGACCTTGACCATAGTCGACGACGACCCCCAACTTCGTCTGCTCTTCTTCGACCTTGTTGCCCGCGTCGACTCGGTCATCTGCTGCCGCGCCTCACCCTCTCAGAAAGCTAACCTGGTCAAATGCATTCGCCGCCAAGTTCCCTCAGCAGTGACCCTCGCCATCGGAGACGGCGCCAATGACGTGGCCATGCTTCAATGCGCCCAtctcggcatcggcatcaaCGGCCGCGAAGGCACCCAAGCCGCCCGCATCTCTGACTACTCGATTGGCCAATTCCGCTTCTTGTCACGCCTGCTGTTTGTCCACGGCCGCTGGTGCTACGCCCGCACGGGAAAGTACATTTTGGCCACCTTTTGGAAAGAAATCGTCTTTTACCTCATCCAGGCTCAATACCAGCACTACAACGGCTATACCGGCACCTCCATCTTCGagtccacctccctcgccgtcttCAACACACTGTTCACCTCTCTCTGCGTCATCCTCCCCGGCATTCTCGAAACGGACCTCTCGGCTGAAACCCTGTTGGCCGTTCCAGAACTCTACTCCTTTGGTCAGAAATCTCAGGGTTTTAATTTCAAGCTCTGGCTGTactggatggtgttgggaaTAACGGAATcagtcatcatcttcaactgCGTTTACTACCTTTATACTCTCGCGCCCTACCCAGTCGAGACAGACCTCTACTCGGTCGGCACGCTGGCTTTCTccctggcggtggtgtttatCAACCTCAAGCTCTTTTTGCGAGTGAGGAACAGGAACGTAATCATCTTTGTCGGGTTGTTTCTCTCCATctttgggtggtggctgtggaaCATCTTGTTGGCGGTCATCTTTAAGCCGTCGCTCGGTCCTTACATTGTCGGTGATAACTTCTTGACGGGGTACGGAAAGGAGGGGTACTGGTGGATTGTTCACTTTCTTGCTCTGTCTGCGCTATGCGTTTTTGAGCTAGGGGTTGCGGCGGTGAAGAGGACATTTTGGCCGACGGATCAGGATCTGGCgcaggagatggaggcgatggagggtgtgatggaggtgttggggatgcACGCTAATcggttggagaagggggagagttgcacggttgtggttggggggaacgcggaggagggggatgatgagaggggagggaggaagccTGGGTTTGGGGATGTGGCGAGCTTGAAGACTGTGACGAGCGCGAGTTCGCCTGggccggggttggagagcggtggtggtggtgggggggggttgacgcctggttggagggggggtaaTGGGCAGCAGAGGCCGccgggggtgaggaagatggctTCGGCGGAGTTTGGGAGGGCGAGCATGAGCCGGTTGAGTAGGCAGTTTACGCcgccggtggaggagagggagaatcCGATTGATGAGTTTATGAGTAAGCAGGAGCGGCAAcagggggtgaagaagtgA
- the TRF2 gene encoding Transcription elongation factor SPT4 (EggNog:ENOG503NU1B; COG:K): MATDVVKQEEGLTLHTPQLSTSPCSTKSSLPASNATTPTKDMKMETKPGQSASRRPPRKSTLTQQQKNQKRQRATQDQLTTLEIEFNKNPTPTATVRERIAEEINMTERSVQIWFQNRRAKIKMLAKKSLESGEELDTMIPESMRQYLAMQAMESGKSIPGFFGRPGPFPYGHQGMMGAEQGGQGKVLIHHLNCRSLTIGRWTRVGQNAMDLIVFYSPDKCTMTYYINNEQAGYKIEYPFSYIKNIYLNNSDDHHAGITIELLEAPFFYMDSATTSTFIQVNDFTEDLQASRCMTHHLGGNPKALSGQLAKLVSLESFMHRHTAPPPPPPMFDQLHTLSMSAPVSPQARPSSQPNFAQPHVGMFQETQWGIAAQHHTMMMRGPGHKRQRSRSVPGPIDFQTMQLLQNPPSFHITQPEGQPHTQNPHIFSPIPQQPNMLGPIGPNLRIDTRAGFGSLDMRQYPLSATTAPSPSEFSSPNYFASQAPEPNGLPAGSFTPYSGTFSPMVNPASLGVPPPSISPLSFNHPDPAIVGESPPMSMPPMCDGSAISDDGSMNDMYPGNKHTMTLPLHPHSPFMEQSQSEIELNQYMDLKHYDVDPASLSPESVQAQ; encoded by the exons ATGGCTACCGACGTGGTCAAGCAAGAGGAGGGCCTGACCCTCCACACTCCTCAGCTCTCGACTTCGCCATGCTCCACCAAATCCTCATTGCCAGCATCTAAtgccaccactcccaccaagGACATGAAGATGGAGACGAAGCCCGGGCAAAGCGCTTCGCGGCGCCCGCCCCGCAAGAGCACTCTCAcccagcagcagaagaacCAAAAACGACAGCGTGCCACTCAAGATCAATTAACCACGCTCGAGATTGAGTTCAACAAGAATCCCACACCCACAGCTACCGTTCGTGAGAGGATAGCGGAGGAAATCAACATGACCGAGAGGTCTGTTCAGATCTGGTTCCAGAACCG ACGTGCCAAAATCAAGATGCTCGCAAAGAAGAGCCTCGAAAGCGGCGAGGAGTTGGATACCATGATTCCTGAATCTATGCGCCAATATCTTGCCATGCAAGCCATGGAATCCGGAAAGAGCATCCCTGGCTTCTTCGGTCGCCCGGGTCCGTTCCCCTATGGACACCAGGGCATGATGGGCGCCGAGCAGGGTGGCCAGGGCAAAGTTT TGATTCATCATCTCAACTGCCGCTCGCTCACCATCGGAAGATGGACCCGTGTTGGGCAGAATGCGATGGATCTCATCGTTTTCTACTCCCCTGACAAGTGCACCATGACCTACTACATCAACAACGAGCAGGCTGGCTACAAGATCGAGTACCCATTCTCCTACATCAAGAACATCTACCTCAACAACTCGGATGATCACCACGCTGGAATCACGATTGAGCTGCTCGAGGCTCCCTTCTTCTACATGGATTCGGCGACCACCTCGACCTTCATCCAGGTGAATGACTTCACTGAAGACCTGCAAGCTTCTCGCTGCATGACCCACCACCTCGGTGGTAACCCCAAGGCTTTGAGCGGTCAATTGGCCAAATTGGTCAGCCTGGAGTCGTTCATGCACCGTCATACcgcgccgcctcctcctcccccgatgTTTGACCAGCTCCACACGCTCTCCATGTCTGCCCCCGTGTCACCCCAAGCCAGACCCTCTTCTCAGCCAAACTTTGCTCAGCCGCATGTGGGCATGTTCCAGGAAACCCAGTGGGGAATTGCTGCTCAACATCACACCATGATGATGCGTGGGCCAGGCCACAAGAGACAGCGTAGTCGCAGTGTGCCAGGTCCCATCGACTTCCAGACCATGCAGCTTTTGCAAAACCCCCCGAGCTTCCACATCACTCAGCCAGAGGGCCAGCCACACACGCAGAATCCACACATCTTCAGCCCAATTCCCCAGCAGCCCAACATGCTTGGTCCGATCGGGCCAAATCTGCGGATCGACACCCGTGCTGGTTTCGGCAGTCTGGACATGCGCCAGTATCCTCTCTCCGCGACAACAGCCCCCTCGCCATCAGAGTTCTCGAGCCCCAACTACTTTGCCTCGCAAGCTCCAGAGCCCAACGGTCTTCCTGCTGGCAGCTTCACGCCATATAGCGGTACTTTCTCGCCCATGGTGAATCCTGCCAGCCTGGGTGTTCCTCCGCCTTCCATCTCGCCGCTCTCATTCAACCATCCCGACCCGGCCATTGTCGGCGAATCTCCTCCCATGTCGATGCCGCCAATGTGCGATGGTTCGGCCATTTCCGATGACGGCAGTATGAATGACATGTACCCAGGCAACAAGCACACCATGACGTTGCCGCTTCACCCACATTCGCCCTTCATGGAGCAGAGCCAGAGCGAGATAGAGCTGAACCAGTACATGGATCTCAAACATTACGACGTGGATCCGGCTTCTCTGTCGCCAGAAAGCGTCCAGGCCCAATAG
- a CDS encoding hypothetical protein (EggNog:ENOG503Q6X3; COG:S), which yields MSAPNEKTTAKKAGKEIPHPRRILAVSLAQSAGELSAVIKELTGSHPLPSDSTDDENTPSLAGTTHLLPLSTQYYTASVPIWLDLVSSPQEWSSSFLSEEAKEVLLVLGGVIIVVELSPSLSSSISTSTVTEHQRLVKEVGKVVREGLGGWEWDGVGLVIGVSQQAIMGDDDVLDEWEDVAAEAGLEFVVYAKGREQEEGKRNKFGERMGIARVREALEANDWSGGGAPGEEGDGLGFGEGDEDDDKEFDPKGLGYGYDREDFEGLKRAIWEQIGEEIDTTGEGKGKEEEGEEEIGDDDIRSLEQMMVKLRAVRDMSAGLPEQQRKRMAKQAVEEVMREL from the exons ATGAGCGCCCCAAACGAAAAGACCACCGCGAAGAAAGCCGGCAAGGAAATCCCACACCCTAGACGGATCCTCGCCGTGTCGTTGGCGCAGTCAGCTGGGGAGTTGAGTGCTGTTATCAAAG AACTCACCggctcccaccccctcccatcagACTCAACCGATGATGaaaacaccccctccctcgcgGGAACAACCCACCTTTTACCCCTTTCCACACAATATTACACCGCCTCTGTCCCCATCTGGCTTGATCTTGTCTCTTCTCCGCAGGAATGGTCAAGCTCGTTTTTGTCggaggaggcaaaggaggtgttgctggttttggggggggttatTATTGTTGTCGAGctctctccttctttgtcttccagcatatcaacatcaacggTAACAGAGCATCAAAGATTGGTTAAAGAGGTTGGGAAGGTGGTcagggaagggttgggggggtgggagtgggatggTGTCGGGCTTGTTATTGGTGTTAGCCAGCAGGCCATAATGGGGGATGACGACGTGTTGGATGAGTgggaggatgttgctgccgaggcggggttggagtttgTGGTTTATGCCAAGGGCAGAGAGCaggaggaagggaagaggaataagtttggggagaggatggggattgcgagggtgagggaggcgttggaggctaATGATTggtctgggggaggggcaccaggggaggaaggggatggtttgggttttggggagggggatgaggatgacgataaAGAGTTCGACCCCAAGGGGTTGGGGTATGGCTATGACAgggaggattttgaggggttgaagagggcgATTTGGGAGcagattggggaggagattgacaccacgggggaggggaaagggaaggaggaggaaggggaggaagagattggggatgatgatatcaGGAGCCTGGAGCAGATGATGGTCAAGTTGCGGGCTGTGAGGGATATGAGTGCTGGTTTGCCGgagcagcagaggaagaggatggctAAGcaggctgtggaggaggttatGAGGGAGCTGtga